From Plasmodium yoelii strain 17X genome assembly, chromosome: 11, a single genomic window includes:
- a CDS encoding U3 small nucleolar RNA-associated protein 21, putative, producing the protein MVAGKKSPSPLKLSDVFAQETNQVASKNEKHNANGNKEECKENTKNILNKYRITESNKNGIVNMRIKKGFYMNNKNNNIKTKVNEPNGIEEGQIYNNSDINNSTKNIINKKIYKESNLLIANGASGLIVHNGIICLSKKGNQLFIVSSLKRSYCIYDPHKLRKAYSSGYFSEDIKNLYIFNGYVYIIFNKKTYKINDTEEKKIFNMDCHKYNIIDLLIVSDYLLTYSKKEIIIWDDSENDESHFVTDSYSDEDSSYEEKEEKEETTEEKKENFEEINETEVPDATTLDNDDLKNKENSFENKNYLYKSIILFDDESSTEINKIIHPDGYTNKILILTNENKLYLYNINKEKIIHEYNCINNLNLNNYKHIKLMSKTNKNDEICIVTTKNELYIINIEKDEIIYSKNIYMNDDLISCVNFYNYKEDGEMVSIILLGTEHGKILMINEKNIQYFTLRNVHDYVKTILVAPNGYIYSAGYDNKINLLNFNKNLFTLEIMKKRNSCVGIVNKIKYLDDENYKLIVSANLSNSLNEGNLFIISPNNPEQNREFSWSKKIKALNKNIIDFDINTNRHYDWNNILICLENSDRVYLGSSYKKVIENEYLSLPLEVIEKAQRDLNVGKKKQKMNKNSIEADESDNDKENILLLDGKITVKNVIKHVEEEYKIYDENNNDSEYLFNTKKKKYATSVLISTCGHIGIVGYNDGEIHSFNIQSTTYRSEYKLNKYSIKSKAHINGEVLKLYLYGINHFVSAVNSEEDTCLRVWNIYTGDLTYTYNIKNEYKLEENNNSEENIKIQSFYHYNILTVACLSNNNVLILDIEQKCITRKLKFLFSVTNVTFSKDNRLILFALDNKALLIYEIISNTFIDYLLFKNHIIYMIYNDINLYTAHHNSQNFIYSFTNKNLFNNNNYVVNDYKLFNAMPFEQFSDSENENNSEHPYRTWNLDELTMNTENVENDTTHLNYSENDENNSNLKSKDKHNYIHVIQPYVSSENQINKNLLTMSGYTISKIAYLIFLDKIKENCRVEENVKKNEDIPFFLSAKLDSNNNNINNIEYIDEKEDEFLKNITEENPNNDQIEDQTVEEINSNNKESEQNENEIDNKQIITKSVKKSKRITKNIKDGIICSKLQEMIGKTEESYNETLKYLKSLSPSGVHFNILSLSTKKELENMMNFFIYHVKTNDNIDLIQSYILIFLKTHGKKLLKAKEKNLQNSIRVLLQEVQKSWSSVNVLFENIIFFINFLTNIQME; encoded by the exons atggtgGCAGGTAAAAAATCACCTTCGCCCCTAAAACTTAGCGATGTATTTGCACAAGAAACAAATCAGGTAGcatcaaaaaatgaaaaacatAATGCAAATGGAAACAAGGAAGAATGTAAGGAAaatactaaaaatatattaaataaatatagaataactgaatcaaataaaaatggaatagTTAATATGCGTATAAAAAAAGgattttatatgaataataaaaataataatataaaaactaaAGTTAATGAACCAAATGGAATAGAAGAGGgacaaatttataataatagtgacataaataatagtacaaaaaatattataaataaaaaaatatataaagaaagTAATTTACTAATAGCAAATGGAGCCTCGGGATTAATTGTACATAACGGAATAATATGTCTATCCAAAAAAGGAAATCAGTTATTTATTGTATCAAGCCTTAAAAGATCATATTGTATTTATGATCCACATAAATTACGAAAGGCATATTCTTCGGGTTATTTTTcagaagatataaaaaatttatatatttttaatggttatgtttatattatttttaataaaaaaacttataaaataaatgatactgaagaaaaaaaaatttttaatatggattgtcataaatataatattattgatCTATTAATTGTCTCtgattatttattaacatatagcAAAAAGGAAATAATCATTTGGGACGATTCCGAGAATGATGAATCTCATTTTGTGACAGATTCGTATAGTGACGAAGATTCTAGTTATGAAGAAAaggaagaaaaagaagaaacgACAGaggaaaaaaaggaaaatttcGAAGAAATAAACGAAACAGAAGTACCTGATGCAACAACGTTAGATAATGAtgatttgaaaaataaagaaaatagttttgagaataaaaattatctttataaaagtataatacTTTTTGATGACGAATCGAGCactgaaataaataaaattattcatCCAGATGGATAcacaaataaaattttaatattaacaaatgagaataaactatatttatataatattaataaagaaaaaataatacatgaATACAattgtataaataatttgaatttgAACAATTATAAACATATTAAGCTAATGTccaaaacaaataaaaatgatgaaatatgCATAGTAACAAccaaaaatgaattatatataataaatattgaaaaagatgaaataatatattcaaaaaatatatatatgaatgaTGATTTAATAAGTtgtgttaatttttataattataaagaaGATGGAGAAATGGtatctattattttattaggTACTGAACATGGGAAAATTCTTAtgataaatgaaaaaaatatacaatattttacATTAAGAAATGTCCATGATTATGTAAAAACGATTTTAGTTGCTCcaaatggatatatatatagtgcTGGATATGataacaaaattaatttattaaattttaataaaaatttatttactctagaaattatgaaaaaacgAAATAGCTGTGTTGGAATTGTAAACAAAATCAAATATTTAGAcgatgaaaattataaattaattgtATCAGCAAATTTATCAAATTCACTAAATGAGGGTaacttatttataataaGTCCAAATAATCCTGAACAAAATAGAGAATTCTCATggagtaaaaaaataaaagctttaaataaaaatataatagattTTGACATTAACACTAATAGACATTATGATTGGAATAACATTTTAATATGCTTGGAAAATTCTGATCGTGTTTATCTTGGGTCTTCTTATAAAAAGGTGatagaaaatgaatatttatctTTACCACTTGAAGTTATAGAGAAGGCACAAAGAGATTTAAATGttggtaaaaaaaaacaaaaaatgaataaaaacaGCATTGAAGCTGATGAATCTGATAATGATAAAGAAAACATACTTTTGCTAGATGGAAAAATTACCGTGAAGAATGTCATTAAGCATGTAGAAGaggaatataaaatatatgatgaaaataataatgattctgaatatttgtttaatacaaaaaaaaaaaaatatgcaactAGTGTATTAATATCTACTTGTGGACATATAGGTATTGTTGGTTATAATGATGGAGAGATACATTCATTTAATATACAATCAACTACATATCGAAgtgaatataaattaaataaatattcaattAAATCTAAGGCGCATATAAATGGAGAAGTATTaaaactatatttatatggtATTAATCATTTTGTTTCTGCTGTAAATTCTGAAGAAGATACATGTTTGAGGGTATGGAATATATATACTGGTGATTTaacttatacatataatataaaaaatgaatacaaattagaagaaaataataactctgaagaaaatataaaaattcaatCATTTTATCACTATAATATTCTTACAGTTGCTTGTTTATCAAATAACAATGTCCTTATTTTAGATATTGAACAAAAATGCATAACTAGAAAAttgaaatttttattttcagtTACAAATGTAACATTTAGCAAAGATAATagattaattttatttgcaTTAGATAATAAAGCgctattaatatatgaaattataTCAAATActtttattgattatttattatttaaaaatcatattatatatatgatatataatgatataaatttatatacagcTCATCATAATAGccaaaattttatttattcatttacaaataaaaatttgtttaataataataattatgttgttaatgattataaattatttaatgcaATGCCTTTCGAGCAATTTTCAGATTCAGAAAATGAGAACAATAGTGAACATCCTTATCGCACTTGGAATTTAGATGAATTAACTATGAATACTGAAAACGTTGAAAATGATACTACACATTTGAATTATtctgaaaatgatgaaaataattccaATTTAAAATCAAAAGATAaacataattatatacatgtaaTACAACCATATGTATCTAGCGAAAaccaaattaataaaaatttattaacaatGTCAGGATATACTATATCAAAAATAgcttatttaatatttttagacaaaataaaagaaaattgtAGGGTTGAAGAAAAtgtcaaaaaaaatgaagatattcctttttttcttAGTGCCAAATTAGATagcaacaataataatataaacaatatagaatatattgatgaaaaagaagatgaatttttaaaaaatattacagaAGAAAATCCTAATAATGATCAAATAGAAGACCAAACGGTTGAAGAAATAAACTCTAATAATAAAGAGTcagaacaaaatgaaaatgaaatagataataaacaaattattacAAAATCCGTTAAAAAATCTAAGCGCATAACAAAGAATATCAAAGATGGTATCATTTGCTCAAAGTTGCAAGAAATGATTGGAAAAACAGAGGAATCTTATAATG AAACCTTGAAATATTTAAAGAGTTTATCACCATCAGGAgttcattttaatattttatctcTAAGTACAAAAAAAGAg cttgaaaatatgatgaatttctttatttatcatGTAAAGACAAATGACAACATAGACCTAATccaatcatatatattaatatttttaaaa ACACATggtaaaaaattattgaaaGCAAAGGAAAAAAACTTACAGAATTCCATAAGAGTATTACTCCAAGAAGTTCAAAAAAGCTGGTCAAGCGTTAACgttttatttgaaaatattattttttttataaattttttaacaaatattcAAATGGAATAA
- a CDS encoding T-complex protein 1 subunit delta, putative — protein MADVAKGKSTENLNRNEKQNDVRQMNILAAKAVADVTRTSLGPKGMDKMIEDGKGGVIITNDGATILKEMAVAHPTAKMIVELSKAQDVEAGDGTTSVVVMCGSLLSVCKNLLDKNIHCQKISESFFEASVKSLEILREMSIPIDLNDKNMLIQNAITSLNSKVVSHNSSLLAPIAVDVILKITDINNDRNVDLNNIRIVKKLGGTIEDTEIVDGLIFTSNKICKKAYGIKNLSQAKIGLIQFCLSLPKTDMDNTVVVKDYNSMDRLLREERVIIAKMVKKIASTGCNLLLIQKSILRDAVNDLALDFLAKAKIMVIKDIEREDIEFISKTCNCVPVASLDYFTPDKLGYAENVVTESVGYGEIVKITGVESKNTISVLVRASNNMMLDEAERSLHDALCVVRSLVKERAILPGGAAPEMELSQKLYQWANTLKGSKQICVKAFSDALELIPYTLAENAGLSPLHIVTELRNKHAEGHKYYGINIRTGTISNMIDENVIQPLLVTSTAIKLATETVMMILKIDDTVVCR, from the exons ATGGCTGACGTAGCAA aGGGTAAATCCACCGAAAATTTAAACAGAAATGAAAAACAAAACGATGTGAGGCAAATGAATATTTTGGCAGCTAAAGCTGTAGCTGATGTAACACGAACAAGTTTAGGACCAAAAGGAATGGATAAAatg attgAAGATGGAAAAGGAGGTGTTATAATTACAAATGATGGAGCAACTATTTTGAAAGAAATGGCTGTCGCTCATCCAACAGCAAAAATGATAGTTGAACTGAGTAAAGCACAAGATGTAGAAGCAGGTGATGGTACTACTTCTGTTGTTGTTATGTGTGGATCACTTTTAAGCGTATGCAAAAACTtattagataaaaatattcattgTCAAAAAATATCAGAAAGTTTTTTTGAAGCATCAGTAAAAAGTTTAGAAATATTAAGAGAAATGTCTATTCCAATTgatttaaatgataaaaacatGTTAATACAAAATGCTATAACATCATTAAATTCGAAAGTCGTTTCACATAATTCCTCATTATTAGCACCAATAGCTGTAGatgttatattaaaaattactgatataaataatgatagaAATGTCGATttgaataatataagaattgtaaaaaaattaggTGGAACTATTGAAGATACTGAAATAGTAGATGGGTTAATATTTAcaagtaataaaatatgtaaaaaagcatatggaataaaaaatttgtCTCAAGCTAAAATAGGTTTAATTCAATTTTGCCTATCTTTACCAAAAACAGATATGGATAACACTGTTGTAGTAAAAGACTATAACAGTATGGATAGATTATTAAGAGAAGAAAGAGTAATAATAGctaaaatggtaaaaaaaatagctagtACAGGttgtaatttattattaatacaaaaaagTATATTACGAGATGCAGTTAATGATTTAGCATTAGATTTTTTAGCTAAAGCAAAAATTATGGTTATTAAAGATATCGAAAGAGAAGATATTGAATTTATATCAAAAACATGCAATTGCGTTCCTGTAGCTAGTTTGGATTATTTTACTCCAGATAAATTAGGGTATGCAGAAAATGTTGTTACAGAATCCGTAGGTTATGGTGAAATTGTTAAAATTACAGGTGTAGAatcaaaaaatacaatatcaGTTTTAGTAAGAGCATCTAATAATATGATGTTAGATGAAGCAGAAAGGTCGTTACATGATGCATTATGTGTTGTTAGAAGTTTAGTTAAAGAAAGAGCTATATTACCTGGTGGAGCTGCACCTGAAATGGAATTATCtcaaaaattatatcaatGGGCAAATACATTAAAAGGATCAAAACAAATATGTGTTAAAGCATTTTCAGATGCTTTAGAATTAATACCTTATACCTTAGCTGAAAATGCAGGATTATCACCATTACACATTGTAACAGAATTAAGAAATAAGCATGCAGAAGGCCATAAATATTACGGAATTAATATAAGGACTGGTACTATATCAAATATGATTGATGAAAATGTTATACAACCATTATTAGTAACATCAACAGCAATTAAATTGGCAACAGAAACTGTTATGATGATTTTAAAGATTGACGATACGGTTGTATgtagataa